From the Engraulis encrasicolus isolate BLACKSEA-1 chromosome 18, IST_EnEncr_1.0, whole genome shotgun sequence genome, the window GCCTGCTGCTGGCTGATTCCCTGACTCCTTTATTCCCTAACTTTCCTTCAGTTAATGGAGGTTGGGGGCCCTGGTCGCCATGGGATACCTGCTCGGCAACCTGCAACGGGGGCGTGCAGACCAGGAAGAGGCAGTGCAATAGCCCGGCGCCCAAATTCGGGGGCAAAGACTGCCAGGGCGACGCCAAGGGGACTCAGCCATGCAACACGAAAGCCTGCcctgttggtgagtgtgtgtgtgtgtgtgtgtgtgtgtgtgtgtgtgtgtgtgtgtgtgtgtgtgtgtgtgtgtgtgtgtgtgtgtgtgtgtgtgtgtgtgtttgtgtgtgtgtgtgtgtgtgtgtgtgtgtgtgtgtgtgtgtgtgtgtgtgtgcgtgtgcgtgtgtgtgagtggttttgtgttattgtgtattgtttgtatttgtgcctttatttgcttgagcctgtttgcatgtgtgtgagaatgtattgtttgtgtgtgtaaatccaGGCCTTTTGTTATCAGTGAGAAGTCTATGGGACCGTCTCTGATTCCAATCTCTCccgcttgtttttgtgtgtgtgtgtgtgtgtgtgtgtgtgtgtgtgtgtgtgtgtgtgtgtgtgtgtgtgtgtgtgtgtgtgtgtgtgtgtgtgtgtgtgtgtgtgtgtgtgtgtgtgttctgtagatGGTTGCCTCTCCAACCCCTGCTTCGCCGGCGCCCAGTGCACCAGCTTCCCAGACGGCTCCTGGAAGTGTGGCAAGTGCCCATCTGGTTACACGGGCAACGGCATCAAGTGCAAAGACATCAACGAGGTAGctcttgacttcacttgacttgataCATACTCATGCTTCAATATCTGCCAGTTGTAAGTTCCAGGTCAGGTGGTGGAACTGAACTCAACAAATGGCCATGGTCCTTACTGAACACATTCTGCTGTGTTTTTCTCTCCCCAGTGCAAGGAGGTTCCTGATGCCTGCTTCGAGTTTAACGGGGTGCACAGGTGCGAGAACACGGTGCCGGGCTACAACTGTCTGCCTTGTCCTCCTCGCTACTCCGGTCCCCAGCCCTTTggtagaggggtggaggaggccgCTGCCAAGAAGCAGGTGAGCCAGGACGCTAGACCACACTCCACCACTCCACGCCACAGCacacgacaccacaccacactacaccactccacgccacagcacactacaccacactacactccaccactccacaccactccactccacaccacagcacacgacaccacaccactccacactacagcacaccacagcactccacaccacaccataccgctCCACACAGCAAAATACACCACTCCACACTACAGCACacaacaccactccacaccacaacacaccataccgctccacaccacaacacaccacagcacactccaccactacacaccacaacacacaataccgctcaacaccacaacacaccacaacacacttcacaccacaacacaccgcacactccaccactccacaccacaacacaccacaccactccacaccacagcatactacaccactccacaccacaacacactacatcacactacattatTTTTTCTCATATAGTGTTTTTTGTAATTGCATAACCTGATTTCAGCGTTTGCAATATTAAGGCAGGTGTGCAACTGGTGGTAATGTCAAGTTAGCAGGGGGCAACTAGACGGGTGTTAATGTAATGTTGAGACGTCTTCTTATGTAGCTGACATATAATAGCACGTCTCATGGACGGTCTACATCACACTTGCCAATCATCACACCCTTATCAAAACTGAGCACTAATTAGAATTGAGACATCCACCCCACTTTGACTATGTACAGTTCTGAAATAATGGCAAGTAGCTGTGGATTAGAGAATCAgacatatgaaatatgaaatatatatGTAATAATTCAATTTAAGAGCATTACCTCAATAATGTTGTGCCATGCAATGGAAGACTGAAGACTTATGGTGTTGTGCCATGTAACGGAGGACTGAAAAAGCAAGGCAATGCAGTGAAATATCACCATGTCAGCTTTACATTTATTACATCACGTTATACttcgctgacgcttttatccaaagctacttacagATATAcgtaacagggtattggttactgtccctggagagatatagggttaggtgcctgactcaagggcacttcagccatgaggtgtagggagaggtcaggtggcaTTCAAACCTACAAACTAcatcagattgaaagaccaactccctaatcaCTAGGCAATGACTGCATTTCATCTGACATCATCCAAACGTAATCTAATCTCTACTCCGCTTGCTCCCATTTTGCAGGTCTGCACTCCGCGTAACCCGTGTATGGACGGCAGCCACGACTGCAACAAGCACGCCCGCTGCAACTACCTGGGCCACTTTGCTGACCCCATGTTCCGCTGCGAGTGCAAGCCCGGCTTCGCTGGCAATGGCCACATCTGCGGAGAGGACACCGACCTGGACGGCTGGCCCAACGCGGACCTGGTCTGCGTGGAGAACGCCACATATCACTGCAAGAAGGTACGCCCTCCTGTTCCTGGCCTTGACCCAAATCAGTCAGCCGATTTACGGGAGGACAAACATTTATTTTAGAGGGATATCTGGGTTACCTTTTCTGGATGGATTTATGTGTGTGCCTGGATCTTTGAGTCGTGATGTTGGCTGATGTTTGAGTAGTGAGACACggaggagagtgagacagtgtaCGCCCAGCAGTATTTTGTGGTATATTTGAAGCATATTGTATATTGGGTGTTTAAGGCACAAGGGTTTTTTTAGTTGCTTTCACTGTGAACTGTAGATGAAGGGATCTTGCAGCAATTTTTGAGAAGTGCACAGCGATTTCTGAGGAGTGTAAGACAGTATAAAGTGTGTATATAAAGTAGATGTACTAGTCTGACACTGAtatgacaacatttttttctgaatttaCAGGACAATTGCCCCAACCTTCCAAACTCAGGACAGGAGGACTATGACAAGGACGGCATTGGTGATGCttgtgatgacgatgacgatgatgatggcaTTCCCGACGACAGGGTACATAGAACTTGTCTTGTCCCTCAAATTTGTTCTTATTCTGCTGTCTTTTCAATAACTTGCTCAGGGATGACTAGGGTTAGTTGTTAGGCACATGTTAGAACACGAGAGAGgatgtgggcaagtgtgtgtgtgtgtgtgtgtgtgtgtgtgtgtgtgtgtgtgtgtgtgtgtgtgtgtgtgtgtgtgtgtgtgtgtgtgtgtgtgtgtgtgtgtgtgtgtgtgtgtgtgtgtgtgtctgtgtgtctgtgtgtgtgtatctgtgtgtgcgtgtgcgtgtgcgtgtgcgtgtgtgtgtgcgtgtgcgtgtgtgtgtgtgtgcgtgcgtgtgtgtgtgtgtgcgtgtgcatgtgcgtatacgcatgcgtgtgcgtgcgtatccgTACGTCTGTGTGAATGTAATGCTGTGCTGTAGCGAAAGCACAGTGCCCCCAGTGTGATTGTACATTCATCATTCATCCGTTTGAAATGAGAAGGCAGGGCGAGGGCCAGAGAGGGCGAGCCGAAAGCAAACGCGGCCTCCCCTCAAAGCCAAACCTCAAATTCCAGCACTGAGGTACCACTCTCAATGAGCCCCACTGTTGCAGCCTTAATCCACCGCCTCGGATTCAGGACCAATCTTAAAACTAAAAGAGCCTTTCAGACCCACATTCCTGTTACACAGCccacccctatacacacacacacacacacacacacacacacacacacacacacacacacacacacacacacacacacacacacacacacacacacacacacacacacacacacacacacacacacacacacgggcctatgcacacacattagtcaaacacacatatacaccacacacacacacatgcatgcacacacatacacacatgcacacacacacacacacacacacatacatcgagAAAGCCATACATACACGCCCTGCATGCCCGCAGCGAAATTACAAGCCAAACATCCAAAAATGTCTTCTCGCCTCGTTTGATGTATCTTTATTTTTACACCTGGTGCCGGGTTTACCTTTGGAGCCATTTACCTTCAGGCTACTAAAAAGACTAAatgctctctgtctcctctcctctcctctcctctcctctcctctcctctcctctcctctcctgtcctctcctgtcctctcctctcctctcctctcctctcctctcctctcctctcctctcctctcctctcctctcttctcttctcttctcctctcctctcctctcctccaaaaaCAGGATAATTGCCCGTTCATCTTCAACCCCAGGCAGTATGACTATGACCGTGATGATGTGGGCGACCGCTGTGATAACTGCCCCTACAACAGCAACCCCGACCAGACCGATACGGACAACAACGGAGAAGGAGACGCCTGCGCTGTGGATATCGATGGGGACGGTGAGAACTTCTAAAATACAAGCCAACATCAAATACCTGCAAGCCAACACATATGAATAaacgagagaaacagagagagagagagagagagagagaagcaggcaggcaggaaaacacacatagagagacagacagacttgcTTACAGTATACTTACCAAGGTAGTTGGTTAAATGTCAATAGATTTGTGTTACgtgtaagacacggcccctggtATAAATCAGCTGTTGGCagctgaatggcaatgaccaagtcgtgatgtatAAAGGCCCTCGGCACTTtcacagtggtgtagtactatgatatTTAAGTTTTTTCGGTTCCTATGAAAACGTTCCAGGGGCTACGACATTGTCAGCATTACAGCAATCAATACCATAGCCTTAAATATACCACTAAAGTCTGTTATAGAGCTTCCGTTTTTTGCAGCGGTTGGCAAGTTCTCATCTTTACTCTGGATTATGTCTTTCAGGCATTCTGAACGAGAAGGACAACTGCCCCTACGTCTACAATGTTGACCAGCGTGACACAGATCTGGACGGAGTTGGAGACCAGTGTGACAACTGCCCTCTGGAGCATAATcctgaccaggtgtgtgtgtgtgtgtatgcgtgtgtgtgtgtgagagtgtgtgtgtgtgcatgcgtgtgtgtgtggtgcaaagAATGTGAATGCTTGCTTGCGCAGGTGTGGGTGTGAGACATAGCACAGGTGTTAGTGGTGAACAAGAGGCCTTGTAGATCCACCTGTAGGCACTCTCTCAAACTTGAGCCTGTTCTTGaacaaagagagggaaagagagagagagagagagagagagagagagagagagagagagagagagagagagagagagagagagagagagagagagagagagagagagagagagagagagagagagaagggagagcctAAAGCCAGAGATTTTGGATAAGATTTAAACCACCATAGAAAgagaaggatggaaagagagaaaaagaacaaaaaacccTTCACCTCAGGGGCACCACCAGAGAATGGAGAGgcgagaggaaagaaaaaagtaAGAGGAGGGCTAGGACTTTTCATCGGGGCACTGGTGCGATCAGTAAAGCCCCTGGGGATTGCAGacgggtgagaggaggagaaggaggaggaggaggcgaaggaggagcaggaggaggaggaggaggaggaggaggaggaggaggaggagggtgggtagtggaggatggtgatggtggtggggtgttTGAGAGCCTCCTCCTTGTTAATAGGAATCAGGACTGAGagtgagatgggggggggcattgcctgtgtgtgtgtgtgtgtgtgtgtgtgtgtgtgtgtgtgtgtgtgtgtgtgtgtgtgtgtgtgtgtgtgtgtgtgtgtgtgtgtgtgtgtgtgtgtgtgtgtgtgtgtgcgtgcgtgtgtgtgtgtgtgtactgtatgtgtgtttactgtatgtgtgtgtgtgtattgggggatgTTTGGGTGCGAGGGAGGCTGTTCAGAGGGTTTATTAATAAGAATCGGGGCTTGAGACTAagacaggacaggggtggggGACGGGTGGCTTGGTGTGTGGGGCGTGGGGGGTGGGTCTGAGGGCTCGTACACGCTccagccatccacacacacactcaggcacacaatcCCCTTTCCCCTGCCGTTCGGATCGCACCTGTGCCATGGTTAACTGAGGAGCAGGAATGCATGCTCGGGGAACAACAGGAACCGTTGAAGCTTACGAGGGGTGGGgactggggaggtgtgtgtgggtgtgcgtgtgtgggcgtgtgtgtgtgtgtgcgagtgtgtgcgtgcttgcatgtgtgcgtgtgtgtgtgtgtgtgtgtgtgtgtgtgtgtgtgtgtgtgtgtgtgtgtgtgtgtgtgtgcgtgtgtgtgtgtgtgtgttcttgtgtgttcttgtgtgtatgggggtgttGGTGGGAATGGGGGCATGTGGTGTTGGGTGCAGGGTACAaggagtgtggggtgtgtgtggaggggttggagagtgtgtgtggggcttGCTGGCGTAGGGAAGGTGGATTTTGTTCGGTCTCTATGGCCCCAGTGAAAAGATGCGTTATATCTCTGCCAAAAGTTgcggggtagggtggggtgggttgtTGTGGGTGGTTGGTTGTTACACGGTGTCTCTACCTTGAGGGGAATGCCTTAGTGAATGCCTGCCTGGTGTTATGAGCATCTGgggttgaagtgtgtgtgggggggagaggagCCGGGTGGGTGTACCGTGTAGGTAGATGCCTGCGCACATGCTGTTTTGAAGTGTACGGCTGTAAAATTGCTTTGTCAAAGGATCAGGCAAATTGGCTGTGGCAGGCCTGGAGGGCGactttttttatgtgtttttgtgccTGGTGaggcgtgtgtctgtctgacatgAAAGAGGAACGAGGCGAGATGAGATGAGGCAGTAACACGAAcacgaagatgatgatgatgatgatgatgatgatgatgatgatcagatGAGTAGTACTTGTCTGAACAGTCTGAACAGGAGAGATGGGATGTGGCCGGACAGAATTAATTATGATATGAATGAGGAGAGATAAAAAaaactcttgacttgacttgtggctCAAACGGCAAAGACGCCGTAGTGTTACCCCAGGGGCCCGGGTAAGATTCTGGCccgtggtcatttcccgatcctcccccatatctctctctctcccccatccatttccatttccagtCCTCGCcccactatcctatcaaataacaAAGGTTCAAAATACACTTAAAAACGACTTAAAAAATACATACTGGGCTTGAAACTAAAAAGTAACAAAATGTGCCTTATGCATTGAGACAGGAGCAGATGAATGTACGCTAGAGAATAaacgagagaaggagaaaagtcgTTAAATGCTGTACTCTTTGCTGATCCAATAGGTTGATACTGATTCCGACAATGTTGGAGACAAGTGTGACAGCAACCAGGACATTGACGAGGACGGTCACCAGAACAACCTGGACAACTGCCCCTACGTAGCCAACGCCAACCAGGCCGACCACGACAAGGACGGCAAGGGCGACGCCTGCGACCACGATGACGACAACGACGGCATTCCCGATGACAAAGACAACTGCAGGCTAGCGTTCAATCCGGATCAACTGGACTCTGACGGTAAGCATGAATCAACATAATAACCTATTCCATGGAATTCTACAGACTGACATTTTACCTGAGGGCTGGTGTTGTCCGAGCATGCCAAACTTGATAGCCTTTTTTAGCTTAAAAAATAATGATCGCAATGACaaagtcttaatatgttacttgagGGTCTCTCTAATATCATATCCAtattgttattatgtagttgagtgttttcatcaATCTCATGTGCACAAAGAGGCTGTATCAAAAATGTATAATTTACTCTTTTTATGTTCATTGCATTAGGTGATGGCCGTGGAGATGCCTGCAAGGACGACTTTGATCAGGACAACGTTCCCGACATCTACGACGTCTGCCCTGAGAACTTCGACATCAGCGAGACAGACTTCCGCAAGTTCCAGATGGTTCCACTGGACCCCAAGGGCACCTCCCAGATCGATCCCAACTGGGTGGTCCGCCACCAGGGCAAGGAGCTGGTGCAGACCGTCAACTGCGACCCTGGCATTGCCGTCGGTGAGTAGTGCTGCCATCTTGAATATGGTTGTACTGAAAGTAAATATCTAAATATCTAAAGTACATATCTAAAACTTTTATCATAGATATTTCATTCAAACCATAAGCATTTTAATTGAATttcatctacctcattaggtaggtACAGTGGAGTAACTGATGTATAAACTATGTAAGATTCATGTACTAGTTTTGTATTTACATCAGAATAGATTATTTGTACTTACTGTATgaatacttctactttatatacCTCTGATTTTAGGGGTCTAGTGAGCTTGACATTTAACGGTGTAAAACTCCTTGTGCTCTTGACACTTCATTCTAAACCCTTTTGACCCTCTTTTGATCCTACAAAGGCTTCGATGAGTTCAACGCGGTAGACTTCAGCGGCACGTTCTTCATCAACACGGAGCGGGATGACGACTATGCCGGCTTCGTGTTCGGCTACCAGTCCAGCTCGCGCTTCTACGTGGTGATGTGGAAGCAGATCACGCAGACCTACTGGTCCAACAAGCCCACCAAGGCCCAGGGCTACTCCGGCCTGTCCATCAAGGTGGTGAACTCCACCACGGGCCCTGGCGAGCACCTGAGGAATGCACTCTGGCACACGGGAGACACGCCAGGACAGGTAAGCCGAGCTCATCCAATTGCCTTTCGGGGCTGTCCAACCTGTCCACATCTCCGCTGCTCTTCTCCTATTTTCTCCTTCGTCTATCTTGTCtcgtctgctcttctctcctttcctatccatCTCCACCCACCACCGCTCATCCTCcgccctttctttttctcctttcctatatgcctcctctgctcttctctcctttctcaccccttgctcttttttccctcgtgtgttgtctctgtctccatctcctctcctgtccgttCTCCCCCCTGCCTTATCGCTTTTTGGCCTTAATGAGAGCGGAACGGAGAACAAACGGAGCTTTGCTAACCCAtgtgtcttgtctctctcttgtctctcttggCAATGTCCAGGTGCGCACCCTGTGGCACGACCCTAAGAATGTGGGCTGGAAGGACTTCACTGCCTACAGATGGCACCTGACACACCGGCCGCGGACAGGCCACATCAGGTACGCTACAGCAGGCCAAGCACTACACCACCAAGGGCCAGAGGCCAGAGATCATATCCTCTTTATTttcagcatgtgtgcatgcgtgtgtgtgtgtctgagtctttgTGCATAGTCTGAGTGTGTGCTTGGGTCTAGGATATTTCACCGACATGGCTGGTGTATTTGAATGGGCTGAGGTGTAACACCtgtgttgtctttgtgtttgtgtttcagggTGGTGATGTATGAGGGCAAGAAGATCATGGCTGATTCGGGAAGGATCTATGATAAGACCTATGCTGGCGGGAGACTAGGTCTCTTTGTCTTCTCACAAGAGATGGTGTACTTCTCTGACCTCAAGTACGAATGTAGAGGTAAGCAGTGATCTTGTTTTTGGATTTTACATCTTTCCTTCCTTTTAGCTCTCCATCACACTTGTGATTGTTGTGTTGCAAAAACATGACATCCCAAttaatttgtatttgtgtgtttgtttttttctcctccagaTTTGTAACTGCTCAGACAGGGAGCTGTTTGAGGAACGCACCT encodes:
- the thbs1b gene encoding thrombospondin-1 — encoded protein: MKLTGIFLLLMLWQCESARVAETRDDNNMYDLFELVQVPRKNHGVSLVKGDDPYSPAYKILNPDLIPAVPKNEFRDLIDSIHTERGFLLLVNFKQFKRTRGSLLTIEKQDGSGPIFELVSNGKANTLDIVYSTENKQQVMSIEDADLATGHWKNITLFVQEDRAQLYVGCEEVNTVELDVPIQNILNKDTPAVASLRIGKGAVKDKFMGVLQNVRFVFGTTLDAILRNKGCQSTILTDLITLDNPMNGSSPAIRTDYTGHKTKDLQMICGFTCDDLAAMFKELKTLGVVVRDLSDQLNKVTDQNRHLLASINISGGVCLHNGIVHKNNDEWTVDDCTECTCRNSATVCRKISCPLIPCANATVPDGECCPRCGNPRDSADDGWSLWSEWTHCSVSCGRGVQQRGRSCDRINNNCEGTSVQTRDCYLQECDKRFKQDGGWSHWSPWSSCSVTCGGGVITRIRLCNSPTPQMGGKECEGEARQTEKCQKSPCPINGGWGPWSPWDTCSATCNGGVQTRKRQCNSPAPKFGGKDCQGDAKGTQPCNTKACPVDGCLSNPCFAGAQCTSFPDGSWKCGKCPSGYTGNGIKCKDINECKEVPDACFEFNGVHRCENTVPGYNCLPCPPRYSGPQPFGRGVEEAAAKKQVCTPRNPCMDGSHDCNKHARCNYLGHFADPMFRCECKPGFAGNGHICGEDTDLDGWPNADLVCVENATYHCKKDNCPNLPNSGQEDYDKDGIGDACDDDDDDDGIPDDRDNCPFIFNPRQYDYDRDDVGDRCDNCPYNSNPDQTDTDNNGEGDACAVDIDGDGILNEKDNCPYVYNVDQRDTDLDGVGDQCDNCPLEHNPDQVDTDSDNVGDKCDSNQDIDEDGHQNNLDNCPYVANANQADHDKDGKGDACDHDDDNDGIPDDKDNCRLAFNPDQLDSDGDGRGDACKDDFDQDNVPDIYDVCPENFDISETDFRKFQMVPLDPKGTSQIDPNWVVRHQGKELVQTVNCDPGIAVGFDEFNAVDFSGTFFINTERDDDYAGFVFGYQSSSRFYVVMWKQITQTYWSNKPTKAQGYSGLSIKVVNSTTGPGEHLRNALWHTGDTPGQVRTLWHDPKNVGWKDFTAYRWHLTHRPRTGHIRVVMYEGKKIMADSGRIYDKTYAGGRLGLFVFSQEMVYFSDLKYECRDL